The Deltaproteobacteria bacterium genome includes the window TGCTGGCTGGAGTGGATGGTAAAACGAGCAGTCGTCAACTTATAGAACACAACCTCTGTGGAACTGTAAACATACTTGAGTATTGCAAAAGGCATCAAGCAGGGTTTATACTTATTAGCACCAGCCGGGTTTATTCCATTAAGCCATTGTCAGAGATAGATGTTGAAGTAAGTGGTAATGCCTACCGTTTAAAAGAAAATGCCGTTTTACCTCAAGGTTTGACACCTTTAGGAGTTAATGAGCAATTTAGCACAATCCCGCCTCTTTCTCTTTATGGCAGCACTAAGTTTGCATCAGAAATACTTGCACTTGAATATGGAAAAATGTTTAATTTTCCAGTTTGGATAAACCGGTGCGGAGTTCTGGCTGGAGCTGGTCAATTTGGAAAAGCAGACCAGGGAATATTTGCATTCTGGATAAATGCATATCTTCGGAGAAATCCGCTAAAATATATAGGTTTTGAAGGGAATGGGTGCCAAGTTCGGGACGCCTTGCATCCTCGCGACTTAACACCCTTGCTCCTGAATCAGATGTCTAGCATATCTTCACAGGATATTCCTCAGATAGTTAATATTGGAGGCGGGATTATCAATGCCATGTCACTTGCAGAGATTAGTGAATGGTGCGCTGATAGATTCGGCTGGCATGAGATATTAAGCGATCCTCATCCCCGCCAATTTGACATTCCATGGATGGTTATGGACTACTCTTTGGCAAAACAAGTTTGGGATTGGCAGCCACAGACCCCACTGCAACAAATATTAATAGAAGTATCTGAACATGCAGAAAGGAATCCTGATTGGTTACAAATCTCCGGAGCATTATGAAAACAGAACAGGAATCTAAACCACTTAAATTGCTTTCCGTTGTAATACCAGCAAAGAATGAAGAAGGGTGTATTTGCTCAACTGTAGAACACTTGAACCTAGAACTACGGCTTCATAACATCCCGCATGAGATCGTAATGGTTGATGACGGCAGCGCTGACCAAACATGGAAACTAGTAACAGAACTTAAAGAACATATTCCACAGTTAATGCCAGTTAAAAATGATGGGCTGCATGGTTTCGGCCGTGCAATTATTCGCGGACTTGACAATATGACCGGAGACGCTGTAGTTATTATGATGGCGGACGAATCTGATGATTGTCGGGATGTGGTTCGTTACTGGAATGAATTGAATAAAGGGGTGGATTGTGTTTTTGGCAGCCGGTTTATAAAAGGTGGAGGTACTATTGATTATCCTCTGGTCAAAAAGGTACTCAACCGTTTAGCAAATACCTTTATCAAACTCTTGTTCCGAATCCGTCTGAATGACACTACCAATGCATTTAAGGCATATCGGAGCGAAGTAATTGATGGATGTAAGCCGCTGATCTCTCCGCATTTTAATCTGACTGTAGAATTACCGCTTAAGGCAATTGTTCGTGGATACACATGGTCGGTCATTCCTATTACATGGCGAAACCGCAGGACTGGTGTTGCCAAATTAAAGATAAAGGAAATGGGCAGCCGCTACTTATTTATATGCCTTTATGTATGGCTTGAAAAATATTTTTCCATGGGAGACTACAAGAAATGTGTCAAATGAACCACCACCGTCTGAATACGGCGCTAACTACGGTTAGACTAAGTTGCCTTTAGTCGACAAAACGACTCTATTCTTAAAACCATTAACTGTAGCCGATAGTGCGGGTTGATTTTACAGAGGGGGAATGTCAAAATGATTGAAAAAAGGAAATTTATTGTCCTGCTGATAATTGCCTCATCATTTTTGGTCTTAACATATTTTCATTCAATTACAAAGATGGTTTTGGTGGAAAGGAACTTTTGCGATTTTGCCAGTTATTATTTTTATGCAAATCTGCTGAACGATGGTAAGGATGTATATCTTCTTACAAGAGATAAAAATCTTGCAGAAGAACATACGCAATTAAGGCTATTAGCGGAAGGTTCAGAAATTCCTGTCCATATCTGTTTTGGAGCAGTATACTCACCAATATTTTTTTATCTCATATCGTTTCTTGCAAAATTTAAGTTTACAACTGCCAATTTGGTATGGTTGCTAATAAACAATTTATTGGTTATTGCTGCCATGGTGCTCTGGATATTCATGCATAGATACAGAGATAGTTGCTTGATTTTGGCGTCCATTATTGTGATGTTTGCAAGTCAACCGTTATTAGAAAATATGGGAATTGGGCAGGTAGGTGTTATTTTTTTATTTCTATTCCTTCTGGTAGCCTGCCTGTATAATGGAAAGATGGAATATCTTTGCGGTCCTGCTTTAGCATTTGTCTTACTTTTAAAGCCTCAATGGGGTTTGATATTGTTATTTTTCTTGTGGAAAAGGTCATATACAGTAGTTATATCTACGATAATAAGTTATATAGCGTTTCGTCTTATAGGCGTTCTTTTATATGGTTTTGATATAGAAGCGTCTTACTGGCAAAGTCTATTTTACTGGTCTCATATTCAGACAGGAGATGTAATGGAATTTTCTTTAAAAGCGGTTATTAATAGGATCTTTTTTGGAATATTGCCAGAACAAATGAAACTTGCATCTATAATGTATATATCTGTCAGTTTAATGTTGGTTATTCTTACTTTCAGGCAGATTCCTAGAATAAAGAATAGTAACGAGTTTCTTTTAGAATATGCTGTGGTAATATCTCTGGTAGTCATTGTTTCTCCAAAAACTTCAGAACATCATCTGGTGCCGCTCTTTATCCCGTTTGTTGTTGCACTTGACAAGTTGAGTGTAGGAAACATCAGAAGTATTATCTTATTAACTGCAGCGTTTTGTCTTGTGTCAGTGAAATATTCGTTAATCAATTTTTCTGCTTTTCATGTTGGACTTCCTGCTATTTTAACTGGCGGAAAAATAGTAGGAGTTTTTATACTTTGGTGGTTGTTGATGGAAACTATATCCCAAAAATATAAAAACGGTATGCAATCTATTCCATGAGTTACATTTTAGAGAATCAATAATGAGGATGATATTATCTTATCCTCCAGAGTAACAAAGTAACTATAGCATAAACCAATATTGTCTGAAGAAGTGCTGCTGCAACAAACCAGTCGGAAGTGCCTTTATAGATAGCAAATAACGATGGGAAAATTGTGCTATTTGCGGTAATGATATAAATAAAGAGCACTGCTGTTAATCTATCTCCTCCAAATATTTCTGATAGTCTGTGGTGGATATGGTCTTTACCTGTCCACGATAACCATTCATCAAAATTTTTGACCTTGCCTGTATAGATTCTTGTGACAGTAGTTAATGTCATATCGTATATGCAGATAGAAAAGATTATAACAGGCATAATGAGGTTTGTAATACTGGGCATTTCTCCCCATTCAATGTATATACTTGAGCTAGACAAAAAGAACCCTAAAAATGTGCTCCCGCTGTCTCCAAGAAAGATGCGCGCCTTATATCTCAAATTGAATGGTATAAAACCGCATATTGCCCCGATTACTATGATTATAACCACTCCTAGTGTAATATTATTACTGCTAAAGGCAAATATGGCAAGTGTAATACCTATAATGATTCCAATCCCTGATGCCTCTCCATTTATTCCATCAAGAAAATTGAAGGCGTTTACTATGCCTACTATCCAGAAAAAGGTTAAAACAAAATTAACTGCCGGTCCTAAAACATAGTCTAATGGCAGTATCTTTACATATACACCTGACAGCATTAATATGATTACACTAATGATCTGATATGCTAATCTTGTTCTCTCCCGCAGATGAAAGACATCATCTGCCACCCCGCATATGAACATAAGAGAGGATGCAATTATAATAGCGATCATCCCTCGGGATAACGGTATGCCTGATATCAAGACTACCGTAATAAACCCGATAAAAACTGCTATTCCACCTAATTTTGGAGTAGGTTTGTCATGCACCTTTCTTTCAGCAGGGATATCAAGGATGTTAAATCTAAAGGCAAGTTTTATGATAATTGGTATTATGAGAAAGGATATCAAGAAAGCGAATAATGGCAAAATGGTCATGATGTGATTAAGACGCGAGAATCGCGGGAAATGCGTAAAAGGCTTCTCGCGATTCTCGCGTTACTTCCTTTCTCGCAATTCTCGCGGTATTATATAAAGACCCTGAATGGTATATATGCCTCTGCATATTTGACCCTTCCTTCCACCCCTCTGAATATAGCATTTGCATCAGTGATTTGTGTAATATTTAATCCCTCTATATTTGTCTTATTTATCTGTGAAGTATGTGAGAATAGCGCCTCAAATTTCCTGTCAATATAATCCGAGATATCTACAAAAATGGTTGGACTAAAATCATAGGTGCTTGGGCCCTCATAGAACAGCACATTTTTTGTATATCTGGTTGCTGTGATTGCAGACATGGATAATGCCCTGTGGTCCTGATGTGTATCATTATAATGATGCACAAAAACCAAATCAGGTTTAACCTCTCCCACTACACTCTCAATATCAGATATAAGGAGATTATTAATAGGCAGTTGTGTATCTAAATAATCACCCCAATAAACCCTTTTAACCCCCAGTCTTTTTGCAGCGTCTTCCTGTTCAGCCTTTCTCTCATCAGGTTTTCCGCCTGATTCACCGACGGTCATTATCATAAAATAGACCTTTACCTTATTGTCAGCCCATTTTGCTATGGTTCCGCCGCATCCTATCTCTATATCATCAGGATGGGATCCTAGCGCCAAAACCTTTTCAATCTTTCTCAAATGAATACCCTCCTATTTTATATGATATTTTGGTTTTTTCTGCATAGTATAGAAATATATAGAGACTCAAATCTATTTACCATTTCTCTGAATGAATATCCTTTTACCCTATTGTATCCGTTTGTGCCTAATATTTTCCTCTTTTCTTTGTTAGTTATAAGATACCTGATATGCTCAGTCATCCCATCAACATCTTCGCTGTTAACCAGATACCCTGTTACACCATGCTCCACAATCTCTGCTACCCCGCCTACATTTGTGGCAATAACAGGCTTTCCTGCAGCCATTGCCTCCAGAATTACCATGCCTTGCCCTTCGTTTAAAGAGGTCAGAACAAATATATCAATATCTTTTAAAATATGGACTACATCATTTCTATAACCTAAAAGCAGTAAAGACTTTTCAAGTCCGAAGTCTGCTATCTTTTTTTTTATATCATTAAAAAGACTACCATCACCTATCATGACCGCTGTGGTATTGTCAACGGTTTTGAACAGTTTTTTGCATACTGAAAGGAATATATCAGGTCCTTTAACATGCTCAAACCTGCCGATCCATCCGATAATAGTTGTGTCTTCCTCAATACCCAATTCGCTCCTTAAGACCCCATTTTTTGCCTTTGAAAATATAGATAGGTCCAGACCATTTGGAACAGGGAGAATCTTCCCCTTTTTTGCTATCTTAAGACTTAAAAATTCCTCTTTCTCTTTTTCACTGAGGGTGGTAACAGCAATAAACAATACATTTTGCCCCTGCAAGTTTTGCTGCAATCCTTCCGATAAAACCTGCCTTTGATGTATGGGTGTGGACTATGAAAGGTTTTTCTTTTAATAAATATCGGGTTATATACAAAAGTGCCTTAATGTCATTAAAAGGACTAATATCACGGCGAAGATAAGGAAGTGTTTTTATTTCTATGCCTGTCCTTTTAATAAACCCTTCAATATCAGTAACAGGGTCTTTTGTAAAACCGCTCAGAATACCGACATCATAACCCCTTTTTTTCATCTCCTCTGATAACTTGAGAACTATATCTGATGAACCGCCTTTATCCAGCCTTGTGATTATATGTATAATCTTTTTGCCCAATAAAATACCTCAATACCTATAGAGTTCTGTACAGCCTTTGCTGCACACATGGAATCTTTTTATTTTTCTAAGCACCTGCCTGAATCTTCTGTATCTTGCATTATTCCATATCTCGTTAAAGGAACTCTCATTTACATTACCCATTGGGTAATTCATGGTATGATACGGCACTACAGAACCATCAGG containing:
- a CDS encoding NAD-dependent epimerase/dehydratase family protein, translating into MKLLITGICGFVGSALARYLLNAKSGLTIYGLDNLIRQGSELNRGELLKLGIKLFHGDIRIQSDFDTLPDVDWLIDAAANPSVLAGVDGKTSSRQLIEHNLCGTVNILEYCKRHQAGFILISTSRVYSIKPLSEIDVEVSGNAYRLKENAVLPQGLTPLGVNEQFSTIPPLSLYGSTKFASEILALEYGKMFNFPVWINRCGVLAGAGQFGKADQGIFAFWINAYLRRNPLKYIGFEGNGCQVRDALHPRDLTPLLLNQMSSISSQDIPQIVNIGGGIINAMSLAEISEWCADRFGWHEILSDPHPRQFDIPWMVMDYSLAKQVWDWQPQTPLQQILIEVSEHAERNPDWLQISGAL
- a CDS encoding glycosyltransferase family 2 protein, whose translation is MKTEQESKPLKLLSVVIPAKNEEGCICSTVEHLNLELRLHNIPHEIVMVDDGSADQTWKLVTELKEHIPQLMPVKNDGLHGFGRAIIRGLDNMTGDAVVIMMADESDDCRDVVRYWNELNKGVDCVFGSRFIKGGGTIDYPLVKKVLNRLANTFIKLLFRIRLNDTTNAFKAYRSEVIDGCKPLISPHFNLTVELPLKAIVRGYTWSVIPITWRNRRTGVAKLKIKEMGSRYLFICLYVWLEKYFSMGDYKKCVK
- a CDS encoding DUF2029 domain-containing protein; this translates as MIEKRKFIVLLIIASSFLVLTYFHSITKMVLVERNFCDFASYYFYANLLNDGKDVYLLTRDKNLAEEHTQLRLLAEGSEIPVHICFGAVYSPIFFYLISFLAKFKFTTANLVWLLINNLLVIAAMVLWIFMHRYRDSCLILASIIVMFASQPLLENMGIGQVGVIFLFLFLLVACLYNGKMEYLCGPALAFVLLLKPQWGLILLFFLWKRSYTVVISTIISYIAFRLIGVLLYGFDIEASYWQSLFYWSHIQTGDVMEFSLKAVINRIFFGILPEQMKLASIMYISVSLMLVILTFRQIPRIKNSNEFLLEYAVVISLVVIVSPKTSEHHLVPLFIPFVVALDKLSVGNIRSIILLTAAFCLVSVKYSLINFSAFHVGLPAILTGGKIVGVFILWWLLMETISQKYKNGMQSIP
- a CDS encoding undecaprenyl/decaprenyl-phosphate alpha-N-acetylglucosaminyl 1-phosphate transferase; the protein is MPLFAFLISFLIIPIIIKLAFRFNILDIPAERKVHDKPTPKLGGIAVFIGFITVVLISGIPLSRGMIAIIIASSLMFICGVADDVFHLRERTRLAYQIISVIILMLSGVYVKILPLDYVLGPAVNFVLTFFWIVGIVNAFNFLDGINGEASGIGIIIGITLAIFAFSSNNITLGVVIIIVIGAICGFIPFNLRYKARIFLGDSGSTFLGFFLSSSSIYIEWGEMPSITNLIMPVIIFSICIYDMTLTTVTRIYTGKVKNFDEWLSWTGKDHIHHRLSEIFGGDRLTAVLFIYIITANSTIFPSLFAIYKGTSDWFVAAALLQTILVYAIVTLLLWRIR
- a CDS encoding PIG-L family deacetylase, encoding MRKIEKVLALGSHPDDIEIGCGGTIAKWADNKVKVYFMIMTVGESGGKPDERKAEQEDAAKRLGVKRVYWGDYLDTQLPINNLLISDIESVVGEVKPDLVFVHHYNDTHQDHRALSMSAITATRYTKNVLFYEGPSTYDFSPTIFVDISDYIDRKFEALFSHTSQINKTNIEGLNITQITDANAIFRGVEGRVKYAEAYIPFRVFI
- a CDS encoding glycosyltransferase family 4 protein, giving the protein MQGQNVLFIAVTTLSEKEKEEFLSLKIAKKGKILPVPNGLDLSIFSKAKNGVLRSELGIEEDTTIIGWIGRFEHVKGPDIFLSVCKKLFKTVDNTTAVMIGDGSLFNDIKKKIADFGLEKSLLLLGYRNDVVHILKDIDIFVLTSLNEGQGMVILEAMAAGKPVIATNVGGVAEIVEHGVTGYLVNSEDVDGMTEHIRYLITNKEKRKILGTNGYNRVKGYSFREMVNRFESLYISILCRKNQNII
- a CDS encoding glycosyltransferase, with translation MGKKIIHIITRLDKGGSSDIVLKLSEEMKKRGYDVGILSGFTKDPVTDIEGFIKRTGIEIKTLPYLRRDISPFNDIKALLYITRYLLKEKPFIVHTHTSKAGFIGRIAAKLAGAKCIVYCCYHPQ